Proteins co-encoded in one Leucobacter exalbidus genomic window:
- a CDS encoding ABC transporter permease yields MTIAPPSRKELRAQKEKPELTPAQVAAKRAKAENIGRYVAMFIMPIIIVGMMITSYLGTMHSPTPRDVPILVTGSSEAVETFSDALVENEKYAVDVSTVDSALEARDAVFNREAVAAVAIDHGTATLYTAGGAGATIGNTVTAMVTPIVLEQGLTLDLQDVAPMPENDMSGLGAMFLATALVMAGYLPFSTLRSNSPELLKFRKIVPLLAGWAALIAGLVWVITGPVLDVVALEHSWAVIGIAWLGVFAISCVQLFITRVVGALGVIVGMFLLMVLGMPASNMSLSMYTMPSFFRFLHEILPMPAIGEAMRSVLYFDGVGVTPHLLVLAVGAVVGLLSTKAYDARERKTHPQGRDLDINMASLHGGPRPKTKFWRYFSLFLFPFLMVTMMITCMLGAMHAVAPKDMPVAVVGSSIEQAQQTIDGLEENMDGYFEFTAMDNADDAESLVQNRDIVAAFVLPSQEAPQFTLIGNQAGNGSAYMVAQQVFTPVAAAQQMPLEINNLQALPDRDSAGVVTMYIAMGWILAGFMIVVVAANAQPKSRPLKRMLPITAAYSVMMSALLYLIAGPITGAISGHFFALWGAGAFAIFCIAMFALVFERLMGMLAVLPVVGLLMFLGVPASNGAFSIYMAPEWFRTLYELLPMPAAVEMVRSILYFDGDVVAHHMQVLGLWGAISLAIVILIDAVKGVRTEPDFNGHSMWVKAQTAAITVVATDAPAPAVIEAGEAIETAEIVETIDAIEAPTAAPDLGAHAAPQPAAELAADLDPDLAPAK; encoded by the coding sequence GTGACCATCGCACCCCCGTCGCGCAAAGAGCTGCGCGCCCAGAAAGAGAAACCCGAGCTCACCCCAGCTCAGGTGGCTGCCAAACGGGCTAAGGCCGAGAACATCGGCCGATACGTGGCCATGTTCATCATGCCCATCATCATCGTCGGCATGATGATCACGAGCTACCTCGGCACGATGCACTCGCCCACGCCCAGAGACGTGCCGATTCTCGTCACCGGCTCAAGCGAAGCGGTTGAAACCTTCAGCGACGCCCTCGTCGAGAACGAGAAATACGCCGTCGACGTCTCCACCGTCGACTCCGCCCTCGAAGCCCGCGACGCGGTATTCAACCGCGAGGCCGTGGCGGCCGTAGCGATCGATCACGGCACAGCCACCCTTTACACCGCAGGCGGCGCCGGAGCCACCATCGGCAACACGGTCACCGCGATGGTCACCCCGATCGTGCTCGAGCAGGGGCTCACCCTCGACCTCCAAGACGTTGCCCCAATGCCTGAGAACGACATGTCGGGCCTGGGCGCCATGTTCCTCGCCACCGCCCTCGTAATGGCGGGCTACCTGCCCTTCAGCACGCTGCGCTCAAACTCGCCTGAGCTGCTCAAGTTCCGCAAGATCGTACCGCTGCTCGCGGGCTGGGCCGCGCTTATCGCCGGTCTCGTGTGGGTGATTACTGGCCCCGTGCTCGACGTAGTTGCTCTCGAACACTCGTGGGCGGTGATCGGTATCGCCTGGTTGGGTGTCTTCGCGATCAGCTGCGTGCAGCTCTTCATCACCCGCGTGGTTGGCGCCTTGGGCGTCATCGTCGGCATGTTCCTGTTGATGGTGCTCGGCATGCCCGCATCGAACATGTCGCTGTCGATGTACACGATGCCGTCGTTCTTCAGGTTCTTGCACGAGATTCTGCCGATGCCCGCCATCGGTGAGGCGATGCGCTCGGTGCTGTACTTCGACGGCGTGGGCGTCACCCCGCACCTGCTCGTGCTCGCCGTCGGCGCGGTCGTTGGCCTGCTCTCCACGAAGGCGTACGACGCCCGTGAGCGCAAAACGCACCCGCAGGGCCGCGACCTCGACATCAACATGGCCTCGCTGCACGGTGGCCCGCGCCCCAAGACCAAGTTCTGGCGCTACTTCTCACTGTTCCTGTTCCCGTTCCTGATGGTCACCATGATGATCACCTGCATGCTCGGAGCGATGCACGCCGTCGCCCCGAAGGATATGCCCGTCGCAGTGGTGGGCAGCTCGATCGAGCAGGCGCAGCAGACGATCGATGGTCTCGAAGAGAACATGGATGGCTACTTCGAGTTCACCGCCATGGACAACGCCGATGACGCCGAATCACTCGTGCAGAACCGCGACATCGTCGCAGCGTTCGTGCTGCCCTCGCAAGAGGCACCGCAGTTCACGCTCATCGGCAACCAGGCCGGTAACGGCAGCGCGTACATGGTGGCGCAGCAGGTGTTCACCCCGGTCGCAGCGGCCCAGCAGATGCCGCTTGAGATCAACAACCTGCAGGCGCTGCCCGATCGCGACAGTGCGGGCGTCGTAACGATGTACATCGCCATGGGCTGGATCCTCGCCGGCTTCATGATCGTGGTCGTCGCCGCAAACGCGCAGCCCAAGAGTCGCCCGCTCAAGCGCATGCTCCCCATCACGGCCGCGTATTCGGTCATGATGTCGGCACTGCTCTACCTCATCGCGGGCCCCATCACGGGGGCGATCTCGGGGCACTTCTTCGCCCTCTGGGGAGCCGGAGCCTTCGCGATCTTCTGCATCGCCATGTTCGCGTTGGTCTTCGAGCGCCTCATGGGCATGCTCGCGGTGCTGCCGGTCGTTGGTCTGCTGATGTTCCTCGGCGTCCCGGCCTCGAACGGCGCGTTCTCGATCTACATGGCGCCCGAGTGGTTCCGCACGCTCTACGAGCTGCTGCCTATGCCGGCCGCGGTTGAAATGGTGCGTTCGATTCTGTACTTCGATGGCGACGTCGTGGCGCACCACATGCAGGTGCTGGGCCTCTGGGGCGCAATCTCGCTCGCGATCGTGATTCTCATCGACGCGGTGAAGGGCGTGCGCACCGAGCCCGACTTCAATGGCCACTCGATGTGGGTGAAGGCGCAGACCGCGGCGATCACGGTCGTCGCCACCGACGCCCCGGCTCCCGCTGTGATCGAAGCGGGCGAGGCTATCGAGACCGCTGAAATCGTGGAGACGATCGACGCGATCGAAGCACCGACCGCTGCTCCGGATCTCGGCGCTCACGCCGCCCCGCAGCCTGCTGCTGAGCTGGCTGCAGATCTTGATCCGGATCTCGCTCCCGCGAAGTAG
- a CDS encoding TetR/AcrR family transcriptional regulator produces the protein MAQHSDRAREALMNAAEELFAQHGIAAVSNRKIAEHAGTANHSAVAYHFGTRDELFRALVLRHFEVMSVRRDQLFAELGPEPTTHDIVRCRLMPLIEQLDSLPKPSWRAQFLMQAHSKPDASPIIKEALLRDEETLQTLSMKMPVSNISESVMRARSGLIANLVLGVCAQYEAEVNTGIERGSWTSVGYFLIDAAAGMLSAPVTHAGGVPRAAPTYI, from the coding sequence ATGGCGCAACACAGCGACCGGGCGCGAGAAGCGCTCATGAATGCCGCAGAAGAACTCTTCGCACAGCACGGCATCGCTGCCGTCTCGAACCGCAAGATCGCCGAACATGCTGGCACGGCGAATCACTCGGCCGTCGCCTACCACTTCGGTACCCGCGACGAACTCTTTCGCGCGCTCGTGCTGCGTCACTTCGAGGTGATGTCGGTGCGGCGTGACCAACTTTTTGCCGAGCTCGGCCCCGAGCCCACCACGCACGACATTGTGCGGTGCCGACTGATGCCCCTGATTGAACAGCTCGATTCACTGCCCAAGCCCAGCTGGCGTGCGCAGTTTCTCATGCAGGCGCACTCAAAACCAGACGCTTCACCCATCATCAAAGAAGCGTTGCTGCGCGACGAAGAGACCCTGCAGACGCTGTCAATGAAGATGCCCGTCAGCAATATCTCCGAGAGCGTGATGCGCGCACGATCGGGCCTTATCGCCAACCTCGTGCTCGGCGTTTGCGCGCAGTACGAGGCCGAGGTGAACACCGGTATCGAACGCGGATCATGGACGAGCGTCGGCTACTTTCTCATCGATGCCGCGGCCGGCATGCTCTCGGCACCCGTTACACACGCGGGTGGGGTGCCGCGGGCTGCGCCGACGTACATCTAG
- a CDS encoding prevent-host-death protein, with product MSHPLLARQQFRSSELSRNSSEVFAAAQEHPIVVTRRDAESLVLMSEREADSKQQLFEFASQLIAVTTSDAGSLADRMADRFPWMLALSASDRAQCAQDLVSAARASFATEQPHLAIAELTSWKESATLIAAGLGGSTVDWLNDPASAERP from the coding sequence ATGTCACACCCACTTCTTGCTCGTCAGCAGTTTCGGTCGTCTGAACTGAGCCGAAATTCTTCGGAGGTCTTCGCCGCTGCGCAGGAACACCCGATTGTGGTGACTCGACGAGATGCCGAGTCACTCGTGCTCATGTCTGAACGAGAAGCCGACAGCAAACAGCAGTTGTTTGAGTTCGCATCTCAGCTCATTGCAGTGACAACCAGTGACGCTGGCTCTCTGGCAGATCGTATGGCAGACCGATTTCCTTGGATGCTCGCGTTGTCTGCATCTGACCGCGCCCAATGCGCCCAAGATCTCGTCAGCGCAGCGCGCGCTTCTTTCGCGACCGAACAACCCCACCTTGCGATCGCCGAGCTGACCTCCTGGAAAGAATCTGCGACGCTCATCGCGGCGGGTCTGGGCGGCAGCACCGTCGACTGGCTCAACGACCCGGCCTCGGCCGAGCGCCCGTAG
- a CDS encoding class I SAM-dependent methyltransferase, which translates to MTNTAAWWSANDRPAPKMIVTVDDRLTADDAVKYAAQGISMLWLGDFHNAKQILGAIDRRVAKGGSGTRKRKRTLAEAAEAPETRAEEFYRLRQARAGRSRIMSMILVPLERDEDGTAKLPLHRAPKIGAVIDFGYKEQTWSDGGRAIVSLQELIGVQGAHQWYVNGVDVPALDARIHPHYGTFMPTRNEYVDLVNQAPMGDLDLAFDIGTGTGVLAALLVARGVRDVIGTDIHQRSVDCANDNFARLGMQNYAVAQVTDMFPEGRAPLVVCNPPWLPGSATTTLDAAVYDPGSKMLLQFLAGLPDHLTEFGEGWLLLSDLAEILGLRTRQMLLDAIDQAGLEVYDRLDTYPTHGRATDTTDVLHEARSREVTSLWRLRVKE; encoded by the coding sequence GTGACGAACACTGCCGCATGGTGGTCGGCCAATGATCGCCCGGCTCCCAAGATGATCGTCACGGTCGACGATCGGCTCACCGCCGACGACGCCGTGAAGTACGCCGCGCAGGGTATCTCGATGCTGTGGCTCGGTGATTTTCACAACGCCAAGCAGATTCTGGGCGCGATCGATCGTCGCGTGGCCAAGGGCGGCAGCGGCACACGCAAGCGTAAACGCACCCTCGCCGAGGCCGCCGAGGCACCTGAAACGCGGGCCGAAGAGTTCTACCGACTGCGTCAGGCGCGGGCCGGCCGGTCACGCATCATGTCGATGATTTTGGTGCCGTTGGAACGCGACGAAGACGGCACCGCCAAGCTGCCGCTGCACCGCGCGCCCAAGATCGGTGCGGTCATCGACTTCGGGTACAAAGAACAGACCTGGTCAGACGGCGGCCGCGCGATCGTGAGCCTGCAAGAGCTCATCGGTGTGCAGGGCGCGCACCAGTGGTACGTCAACGGGGTCGATGTTCCGGCGCTCGATGCGCGTATCCACCCGCACTACGGCACGTTCATGCCCACCCGTAATGAGTATGTTGACCTCGTCAACCAGGCGCCCATGGGCGACCTCGATCTGGCCTTCGATATCGGCACTGGCACCGGCGTGCTGGCCGCGTTGCTCGTAGCCCGCGGCGTGCGCGACGTGATCGGCACCGATATTCACCAGCGCTCGGTGGACTGCGCGAATGACAACTTTGCGCGCCTCGGCATGCAGAACTACGCGGTGGCGCAGGTCACCGATATGTTCCCCGAGGGGCGCGCGCCGCTCGTGGTGTGCAACCCGCCGTGGTTGCCCGGCAGCGCGACGACCACGCTCGATGCCGCGGTATACGACCCTGGCAGCAAGATGCTGCTGCAGTTTCTCGCGGGCCTGCCCGACCACCTCACCGAGTTTGGTGAGGGCTGGCTACTGCTGTCAGATCTCGCCGAGATTTTGGGGCTGCGCACCCGTCAGATGCTGCTCGATGCGATCGATCAGGCTGGCCTCGAAGTGTATGACCGCCTCGACACTTACCCGACCCACGGCCGCGCCACCGATACCACAGACGTGCTGCACGAGGCCCGCTCGCGCGAGGTCACCTCGCTGTGGCGCCTGCGCGTTAAGGAATAG
- a CDS encoding response regulator: MTHHEPGTGNETPSVGQPPIRVMMVDDDPLIVELHRSYVERVEGFTVVAEAVSARDALAVLLDREACVDLLLLDVTMPAGSGIDVLKHIRARGINTHAIVVSGVRDAEVVRQAVKLGVFQYLLKPFTFATMRDRLEQFRGLHAHEVQATGQTTQHDVDSLFAALRPSHREQLTKGLSGETLRLVTDTLRARGASSAAELAEAAGMSRVAARRYLEHLVSSGSVERAPRHGTPGRPQSEYRWLGE; encoded by the coding sequence ATGACTCATCACGAGCCCGGCACCGGCAACGAGACGCCCTCGGTGGGTCAGCCCCCGATTCGCGTGATGATGGTGGACGATGATCCGCTCATCGTTGAGCTGCATCGTTCGTATGTTGAACGCGTCGAGGGGTTCACCGTCGTGGCCGAGGCAGTGTCTGCGCGCGATGCGCTCGCGGTGCTGCTGGATCGGGAGGCGTGCGTCGATCTCTTGCTGCTCGATGTCACGATGCCTGCGGGCAGCGGCATCGACGTGCTGAAACACATTCGGGCGCGCGGCATCAATACCCACGCGATCGTGGTGAGCGGCGTGCGCGACGCCGAGGTGGTGCGCCAGGCCGTGAAGCTCGGCGTATTCCAGTACCTGTTGAAACCGTTTACCTTCGCGACGATGCGCGATCGACTCGAACAGTTTCGCGGGTTGCACGCGCACGAGGTGCAGGCCACCGGGCAGACCACGCAACACGATGTCGACTCGCTGTTTGCGGCGTTGCGCCCCAGCCACCGCGAACAGCTCACGAAGGGGCTGTCGGGGGAGACACTGAGGCTCGTAACTGACACGCTGCGAGCCAGGGGCGCGAGCTCGGCGGCAGAACTGGCCGAGGCCGCGGGGATGTCGCGGGTCGCCGCGAGGCGCTACCTCGAGCACCTGGTGTCATCGGGCAGCGTGGAGCGCGCGCCCAGGCACGGCACCCCGGGCCGCCCGCAAAGCGAGTACCGCTGGCTGGGCGAGTAG
- a CDS encoding sensor histidine kinase, with protein MVSRRTRSASSSVFVVLLAVVVILGLAVGGLLTWDRQRAESQVAERVTQGIATVVSISPEVRAELAIGHADPSRFPSVSAHLQVYARSVIEEANLEYVTIMTPTGTRYTHRDAVEIGGSYIGTIPDTPRAHTEVFGGTLGPSIRTIAPVLGEDGTLIGWVAVGVALNTVGVAIVAELPIVVAITLAFVAAGFVGALVGRRFTRNLTGGLTSAAVRDATSSYESIRTLGAAIRSQHHEHGNRMHAAVGLLELGRTDDAIAMLAETGRRERDLVNALDVQATGDPTMSALMLGKTAQGRELGIELLATIDPLAPKQPLRPIDAVSVVGNLIDNAFDAAADGDAPRTVHVDIRGDASGALVIDVTDSGQGFTAESRERMFEQDFSTKPAGTEGRGMGLALIHRIVENAGGTIQLDEDPTTLRVTLPGGSR; from the coding sequence ATGGTCAGCCGCCGCACTCGTAGTGCTTCCTCGAGTGTCTTCGTGGTCTTGCTGGCCGTGGTGGTGATTCTGGGCTTGGCCGTTGGTGGCCTGCTGACGTGGGATCGCCAGCGCGCTGAATCTCAGGTTGCTGAGCGCGTGACGCAGGGAATCGCGACCGTGGTCTCGATCTCGCCCGAGGTGCGCGCAGAGCTCGCCATCGGGCACGCAGACCCCAGCCGCTTTCCATCGGTGTCGGCACACCTGCAGGTGTATGCGCGCTCGGTGATCGAAGAAGCCAACCTGGAATACGTGACGATCATGACGCCTACGGGCACCCGCTATACCCACCGTGATGCGGTAGAGATTGGCGGCTCGTACATTGGCACGATCCCCGATACCCCGCGGGCGCACACCGAAGTATTTGGGGGCACCTTGGGCCCGTCCATTCGCACGATCGCCCCGGTGCTCGGCGAAGACGGCACGCTGATCGGATGGGTGGCCGTGGGCGTTGCGCTGAACACGGTGGGGGTCGCGATCGTGGCAGAGCTGCCGATCGTGGTGGCGATCACGCTCGCGTTCGTCGCCGCGGGTTTCGTAGGTGCCCTGGTGGGGCGCCGATTCACCCGCAATCTTACCGGTGGCCTCACCTCGGCGGCCGTGCGAGATGCAACGTCGTCGTACGAATCGATTCGTACGCTCGGCGCGGCCATTCGGTCCCAGCACCATGAGCACGGTAACCGCATGCACGCGGCGGTGGGGCTGCTCGAACTGGGGCGCACTGACGATGCCATCGCCATGCTCGCCGAAACAGGGCGACGCGAGCGCGATCTGGTGAACGCGCTTGATGTGCAGGCCACCGGCGACCCGACGATGAGCGCGCTCATGCTGGGCAAAACCGCACAGGGCAGGGAGCTCGGCATCGAGCTGCTCGCGACCATTGATCCGCTGGCCCCCAAACAGCCGCTGCGCCCCATCGACGCGGTGTCGGTGGTGGGCAACCTCATCGATAACGCGTTTGACGCGGCAGCCGACGGCGACGCCCCGCGCACGGTGCACGTAGATATTCGGGGCGATGCATCGGGGGCGCTCGTCATCGACGTCACCGACAGCGGGCAGGGGTTCACCGCCGAGTCACGCGAGCGCATGTTCGAGCAAGACTTTTCAACGAAGCCCGCGGGAACCGAGGGGCGGGGCATGGGCCTCGCCCTGATTCACCGCATTGTGGAGAACGCGGGCGGCACGATTCAACTCGACGAAGACCCTACGACGCTGCGCGTCACACTGCCGGGAGGTTCACGATGA
- a CDS encoding cation:dicarboxylate symporter family transporter gives MSVIFAVVAGAVLGLVVPEFAMQLEPLGKAFVSLIKMMIAPIIFCTIVIGVGSIAKAATVGKIGGLALLYFITMSTFALAIGLVVGNLIHPGAGLDMSASSYEGAAASGEAKGTTDFLLSIIPLTFFSAFTGDSVLQVLFIALLTGFALQGLGDRGAPILSAVKNLQTLVFRILGMILWIAPVGAFGAIAAVVGRTGASAIWSLGILMIAFYITCFLFIIGVLGTLLYAVTRLNIFKLLKYLAREYLLIVGTSSSESALPRLISKMEHVGVSKPVVGITVPTGYSFNLDGTAIYLTMASLFIATGMGQPMTISEQIGLLLFMMIASKGAAGVTGAGIATLAGGLQAYRPDLVDGVGVIVGIDRFMSEGRALTNFTGNAVATLLIGTWTHEIDRDRARNVLDGKIPFDESTMTGDGHDGMSTETAAVGTDGLTDAAVAETARREAIVAERV, from the coding sequence ATGTCAGTCATTTTCGCCGTCGTTGCCGGCGCAGTACTCGGCTTGGTTGTGCCCGAGTTTGCCATGCAGCTCGAGCCGCTCGGCAAGGCATTCGTGTCACTGATCAAGATGATGATCGCACCGATCATCTTCTGCACCATCGTGATTGGCGTGGGCTCGATCGCCAAGGCCGCCACGGTCGGCAAGATCGGCGGCCTCGCGCTGCTCTACTTCATCACGATGTCGACCTTCGCGCTCGCGATCGGCCTCGTCGTGGGCAACCTGATTCACCCGGGTGCTGGCCTCGACATGTCGGCGTCAAGCTACGAAGGCGCCGCCGCCTCGGGCGAAGCCAAGGGCACCACTGACTTCCTCCTCAGCATCATTCCGCTGACCTTCTTCTCGGCGTTCACGGGTGACAGCGTGCTGCAGGTGCTGTTCATTGCGCTGCTCACCGGTTTCGCTTTGCAGGGCCTGGGCGATCGCGGCGCTCCCATCTTGAGCGCGGTCAAGAACCTCCAGACCCTCGTCTTCCGCATTCTCGGCATGATCTTGTGGATCGCTCCGGTGGGCGCATTCGGTGCGATCGCTGCGGTGGTTGGCCGCACTGGCGCGTCTGCGATCTGGAGCCTCGGCATCCTCATGATCGCGTTCTACATCACCTGCTTCCTCTTCATCATTGGTGTGCTCGGCACCCTGCTGTACGCGGTCACCCGCCTCAACATCTTCAAGCTGCTGAAGTACTTGGCGCGCGAGTACCTGTTGATCGTCGGCACCTCGTCATCTGAGTCGGCGCTGCCCCGCCTGATTTCAAAGATGGAACACGTGGGCGTATCGAAGCCCGTCGTGGGCATCACGGTGCCCACGGGCTACTCGTTCAACCTCGACGGCACGGCCATCTACCTCACGATGGCGTCACTGTTCATCGCGACGGGCATGGGCCAGCCCATGACCATCAGCGAGCAGATCGGCCTGCTGCTGTTCATGATGATCGCGTCGAAGGGCGCGGCAGGCGTCACCGGCGCCGGCATTGCCACCCTCGCCGGCGGCCTGCAGGCGTACCGCCCCGACCTCGTCGACGGCGTCGGCGTCATCGTCGGCATCGACCGCTTCATGTCTGAGGGCCGCGCCCTCACCAACTTCACCGGCAACGCGGTGGCCACGCTGCTCATTGGCACGTGGACCCACGAGATCGATCGCGATCGGGCCCGCAATGTGCTCGACGGCAAGATTCCGTTCGACGAGTCGACAATGACGGGCGACGGCCACGACGGCATGTCGACCGAGACCGCCGCGGTGGGCACCGACGGCCTCACCGATGCTGCGGTGGCCGAGACCGCTCGACGAGAGGCAATCGTCGCCGAGCGCGTCTAA
- a CDS encoding Lrp/AsnC family transcriptional regulator — MDDFDEDLIRALQLDGRAQFSTLAAELGLHRTVVAQRVSALLESGEIRIRAAVHPRAVGLPVQVNLQLRISGPTTPVFEQLLELPNVVFLSETSGFSQAVVEVWAANLDDVGRSVRAIQAIEGVLETQLAIYDRVLHRLRLGEPPASADLVFDDFDIALMSLLQIDGRLTFGELARRTGRSASACRARVMRLLKSRVMRIGAVRSRRSVTSSILSGVGIMLTGAEADRGSVESMLLSIPVIDFAARTLGRYGMIATVPARSMADFTEIARMIRAHPSVHLVETWVHAFVWLERYEWDLERLLSRQRTGGAALG, encoded by the coding sequence GTGGATGATTTTGACGAAGACCTGATTCGAGCGCTGCAGCTTGACGGCCGGGCACAGTTCTCAACGCTCGCCGCTGAGCTCGGGCTACACCGCACAGTTGTCGCGCAGCGCGTGAGCGCACTGCTGGAATCGGGGGAGATCAGAATCAGAGCGGCCGTGCACCCGCGGGCCGTGGGCCTGCCCGTGCAGGTCAACCTGCAGCTGCGCATTAGCGGGCCCACCACCCCGGTGTTCGAACAGCTGCTCGAGCTGCCCAACGTAGTGTTTCTGTCGGAGACGAGCGGGTTCTCCCAAGCGGTCGTGGAGGTGTGGGCCGCGAATCTTGACGATGTGGGGCGGTCGGTGCGCGCGATCCAAGCGATCGAAGGCGTGCTTGAAACACAGCTCGCCATCTATGACCGCGTGCTGCATCGGTTGCGGCTGGGGGAGCCGCCCGCGTCTGCTGATCTCGTGTTCGACGACTTCGATATCGCACTGATGTCGCTGCTGCAGATCGACGGTCGACTCACTTTTGGTGAACTCGCCAGGCGCACGGGGCGCTCGGCGTCGGCGTGCCGGGCACGCGTGATGCGGCTGCTGAAATCACGCGTGATGCGCATCGGTGCTGTGCGCAGTCGCCGCAGCGTCACGAGCTCGATTCTCTCGGGCGTGGGCATCATGCTCACCGGGGCCGAAGCTGACCGTGGGTCGGTTGAATCGATGCTGCTGAGCATCCCCGTCATCGATTTCGCCGCGCGCACCCTGGGCAGATACGGCATGATCGCCACGGTGCCGGCGCGCTCGATGGCTGATTTCACTGAGATCGCCCGCATGATCCGGGCTCACCCCAGCGTGCACCTCGTGGAAACGTGGGTGCATGCCTTCGTGTGGCTCGAACGGTATGAATGGGATCTCGAGCGGTTGCTCTCGCGGCAGCGCACGGGCGGTGCGGCGCTGGGCTGA
- a CDS encoding amidohydrolase — translation MRKLAFTQAPTPSAPKIVTAARIHTLGDAGSTAEAFLVLGDRIAAIGTIDECRAAAAAVSALTPQVIDFGDTAVVPGFIDAHAHPLMLGQMMSWVDCGPEQASSIPEIVALLSNAAKSLPAGRPIRGYGYEQRNLAEQRHPTRFELDEVATDREVYLMNASGHGGVVNSYTFDLHGVTRDTPNPKGGEFFRDADGELTGELSDAACNVLTGLEGVKIGHHGPNFHLADEPEEHKRQLQAAQENFLAGGVTTIGDAQVSRREFDMYLRLAESGDLKVRVSMYLLSHLLDEALEMGLHGQFGNEYLSFAGIKFYSDGTLGGWTAYFPDGYVGDPCRTGQLYHEPSDYTELIAKAHRVGLQTATHSQSPTALEMVISAIEAALAERPDADARHRIEHCGLPTPEQITRMAAAGIMPVNQPQHHYNWGEGVEQAVGTPGERFNPLGEFERAGVPVTISSDAPVADPRPMEAIQAAVSRITRRGTQLGSDDLAVSVDTALRAHTISAARALGREDELGSLEVGKRADFAVLTRDPYDTPTAELAQVAVTETWIGGEQAFAR, via the coding sequence GTGCGTAAGCTCGCGTTTACCCAAGCCCCGACCCCATCGGCGCCCAAGATCGTTACCGCCGCTCGTATTCACACGCTCGGTGATGCAGGTTCAACCGCCGAAGCGTTTCTCGTGCTCGGCGACCGCATCGCAGCGATCGGCACGATCGACGAGTGCCGCGCAGCAGCGGCCGCGGTGAGCGCCCTGACGCCCCAGGTCATTGACTTTGGGGACACCGCCGTGGTGCCCGGGTTCATCGATGCCCATGCGCACCCGCTGATGCTCGGCCAGATGATGAGCTGGGTGGATTGCGGCCCCGAGCAGGCCAGCTCGATCCCCGAGATCGTCGCGCTGCTCAGCAACGCCGCGAAGTCACTGCCCGCCGGTCGCCCCATTCGCGGGTACGGCTACGAACAGCGCAACCTGGCAGAGCAGCGCCACCCCACACGCTTCGAACTTGACGAGGTCGCCACCGACCGCGAGGTGTACCTGATGAACGCGTCAGGTCACGGCGGGGTCGTCAACAGCTACACATTCGACCTGCACGGCGTCACCCGCGACACCCCCAACCCCAAGGGCGGCGAGTTCTTCCGCGACGCCGACGGCGAGCTCACCGGCGAACTTTCTGACGCCGCGTGCAACGTGCTCACTGGCCTCGAGGGTGTGAAGATCGGCCACCACGGCCCCAACTTCCACCTCGCTGACGAGCCCGAAGAGCACAAGCGCCAGCTGCAGGCCGCCCAAGAAAACTTCCTCGCCGGCGGCGTCACCACGATCGGTGATGCGCAGGTGAGCCGTCGCGAGTTCGACATGTATCTGCGGCTCGCAGAGTCGGGCGATCTGAAGGTGCGCGTCAGCATGTACCTGCTGTCGCACCTGCTCGACGAGGCCCTCGAAATGGGTCTCCACGGTCAGTTCGGCAACGAATACTTGAGTTTCGCGGGCATCAAGTTCTACTCTGATGGCACGCTCGGCGGCTGGACCGCTTACTTCCCCGACGGCTACGTCGGCGATCCCTGCCGCACCGGCCAGCTCTACCACGAGCCCAGCGACTACACCGAGCTGATCGCGAAGGCACACCGGGTGGGGCTGCAGACGGCTACCCACTCGCAGTCGCCCACCGCCCTCGAAATGGTGATCTCGGCGATCGAGGCGGCCCTCGCCGAACGCCCTGACGCAGACGCGCGTCACCGCATCGAGCACTGCGGTCTGCCCACCCCCGAGCAGATCACCCGCATGGCGGCCGCCGGCATCATGCCCGTAAACCAGCCCCAGCACCACTACAACTGGGGCGAGGGCGTCGAGCAGGCCGTTGGCACCCCCGGCGAGCGCTTCAACCCGCTGGGCGAGTTCGAGCGGGCCGGCGTGCCCGTCACGATTTCATCTGATGCCCCCGTCGCTGACCCCCGCCCGATGGAGGCCATTCAGGCGGCAGTGTCACGCATCACGCGCCGCGGCACCCAGCTCGGCTCTGACGATCTCGCAGTGTCGGTCGATACGGCTCTGCGCGCCCACACGATCTCGGCGGCCCGCGCCCTCGGCCGTGAAGACGAGCTCGGCAGCCTCGAGGTGGGCAAGCGCGCCGACTTCGCCGTGCTCACCCGCGATCCGTATGACACCCCCACGGCAGAACTCGCTCAGGTCGCGGTCACCGAGACCTGGATCGGCGGCGAGCAGGCATTCGCCCGCTAA